From the Sinorhizobium garamanticum genome, one window contains:
- the uxaC gene encoding glucuronate isomerase yields the protein MALHPERLFPVEPEARAIARRLYDAVAGLKIISPHGHTEPAWYAEDRAFPDPAALFITPDHYATRMLYSQGVRLEDLGVRRRDGSGTAPEGRAIWRLFAQHFHLFAGTPTRLWFEHSLEAVFGITERLGPANADALYDRIAEAIATPQLRPRALYDKFGIEVIATTDGALDDLVHHDAVRSSGWHGRVVPTYRPDAVVDAEALGFVENVGKLLALTGEPATWTGYLNAHRARRAFFKARGATATDHGHATARTENLSPADAASLFEKVLSGKAGPAEAEAFRGQMLTEMARMSQDDGLVMQIHPGSYRNHNPSLFANFGPDKGADIPKATDYVHALKPLLDAVGNDPSLTIILFTLDETAYSRELAPLAGHYPALRLGPAWWFFDSPEGMRRFRETTTETCGFYNTVGFNDDTRAYLSIPARHDMARRVDCAYLARLVADHRLDEEEAHDLARELAYGLAKRAYRL from the coding sequence ATGGCATTGCATCCCGAACGGTTGTTTCCGGTGGAGCCGGAAGCGCGGGCCATCGCCCGGCGCCTTTACGATGCTGTCGCAGGCTTGAAGATCATTTCCCCGCACGGCCATACGGAACCGGCCTGGTATGCCGAGGATCGGGCTTTTCCCGATCCGGCGGCGCTCTTCATCACGCCGGACCATTATGCGACGCGCATGCTCTATTCGCAGGGCGTTAGGCTGGAGGACCTTGGGGTCAGGAGGCGCGACGGGTCAGGTACTGCCCCGGAAGGCCGCGCGATCTGGCGGCTTTTCGCGCAGCATTTCCATCTCTTTGCCGGCACGCCGACGAGGCTCTGGTTCGAACATTCGCTGGAGGCCGTCTTCGGCATTACCGAGCGGCTGGGGCCGGCCAATGCCGACGCCCTTTACGATCGCATCGCCGAGGCGATTGCGACACCTCAACTGCGGCCGCGTGCTCTCTACGACAAATTCGGAATCGAGGTGATCGCGACGACCGATGGTGCGCTCGACGACCTCGTCCATCACGACGCAGTCCGTAGCTCGGGATGGCATGGCCGGGTCGTGCCGACCTATCGGCCGGACGCTGTCGTGGATGCCGAGGCGCTGGGCTTTGTCGAGAATGTCGGGAAGCTCCTTGCACTGACCGGCGAACCCGCGACCTGGACCGGCTATCTCAACGCGCATCGTGCCCGCCGCGCCTTCTTCAAGGCACGCGGCGCGACGGCGACTGATCACGGCCACGCAACCGCCCGGACGGAGAACCTTTCGCCCGCCGACGCTGCAAGCCTGTTCGAGAAGGTCCTGTCCGGCAAGGCGGGACCAGCGGAGGCTGAAGCCTTCCGCGGCCAGATGCTGACGGAAATGGCGCGCATGAGCCAGGACGATGGCCTCGTCATGCAGATCCATCCCGGCTCTTACCGCAACCACAATCCGTCGCTGTTTGCGAACTTCGGACCGGACAAAGGCGCCGATATCCCGAAGGCGACCGACTATGTGCATGCGTTGAAGCCGCTGCTCGATGCAGTCGGGAACGACCCTTCGCTGACGATCATTCTCTTCACGCTGGACGAAACCGCCTATTCGCGCGAGCTGGCACCGCTCGCCGGCCACTATCCGGCGCTGCGGCTCGGTCCCGCCTGGTGGTTCTTCGACAGCCCGGAAGGCATGCGCCGTTTCCGCGAGACCACCACGGAGACGTGCGGCTTCTACAACACCGTCGGCTTCAACGACGATACCCGCGCCTATCTGTCGATTCCGGCTCGCCACGACATGGCACGCCGGGTCGATTGCGCCTATCTCGCCCGCCTCGTCGCCGACCACCGCCTCGACGAGGAGGAGGCGCACGACCTTGCGCGCGAACTTGCCTACGGGCTCGCCAAGCGGGCGTATCGCTTGTGA
- a CDS encoding GntR family transcriptional regulator, whose translation MSQRQRPDVSSPIFPMSGGARIRRVTTASAIYQQLHAAILSLQMKPGVALQEKRISEEFGVSRTPVREALLRLAEAGLVEIFPQSGTFVSRIPVSAIPEAVVIRKSLERATVEHAAEIATADDIARLDAIIARQRVHAALNEPSQFHEQDEAFHEAISAIAGYPGIWTILKTVKLQIDRARRLTLPVLGRMDSVIEEHMTIRDAIAAHDVDRARGAMMHHLSAVILDIDELRLLYPGYFS comes from the coding sequence ATGTCGCAACGCCAACGCCCGGATGTGTCGTCGCCCATTTTCCCAATGTCGGGCGGCGCCAGGATTCGCCGGGTCACGACGGCGTCGGCGATCTATCAGCAGCTTCACGCGGCGATCCTCTCGCTGCAGATGAAGCCCGGCGTCGCCTTGCAGGAGAAGCGCATTTCCGAGGAATTTGGCGTCAGCCGCACGCCGGTGCGCGAGGCGCTTCTGCGGCTGGCGGAAGCCGGGCTCGTCGAAATCTTCCCGCAATCGGGGACCTTCGTGTCGCGTATTCCGGTCTCCGCCATTCCCGAAGCCGTCGTCATCCGCAAATCACTGGAGCGCGCGACGGTCGAACACGCCGCCGAAATCGCAACCGCCGACGATATCGCCAGGCTCGACGCAATCATCGCCCGCCAGCGTGTGCACGCCGCGCTCAACGAACCATCGCAGTTCCACGAACAGGATGAGGCCTTCCACGAAGCCATTTCGGCAATCGCCGGCTATCCCGGCATCTGGACGATCCTCAAAACCGTGAAGCTGCAGATCGACCGCGCCCGCCGTCTCACCCTGCCGGTGCTCGGCCGCATGGACAGCGTTATCGAGGAGCACATGACGATCCGCGACGCCATTGCGGCGCATGATGTCGACCGAGCGCGCGGCGCGATGATGCATCACCTGAGCGCCGTCATTCTCGACATCGACGAACTGCGGCTACTCTATCCGGGCTATTTCAG